A genomic stretch from Ureibacillus composti includes:
- a CDS encoding excalibur calcium-binding domain-containing protein, with translation MLIKVVGTVTVQPTPVEPTPQPEPIEPEPQEPEKTYKNCTELREDYPNGVSIGHPAYDKKHDRDGDGKACEK, from the coding sequence GTGTTAATTAAGGTTGTAGGTACGGTTACAGTACAACCAACACCAGTTGAGCCAACACCACAACCAGAGCCGATAGAACCTGAACCACAAGAACCTGAGAAAACCTATAAAAATTGTACGGAACTTCGTGAAGATTATCCAAATGGTGTTTCTATAGGTCATCCAGCTTACGACAAAAAACATGATCGTGATGGCGACGGAAAGGCTTGCGAAAAATAA